Proteins found in one Flavobacterium channae genomic segment:
- the rpoB gene encoding DNA-directed RNA polymerase subunit beta: MIANQTERLNFASTKNIPQYPDFLDIQVKSFKDFFQLETKSDERGNEGLYNTFMENFPITDTRNQFVLEFLDYFIDPPRYTIEECIDRGLTYSVPLKARLKLYCTDPEHEDFETIVQDVYLGTIPYMTPSGTFVINGAERVVVSQLHRSPGVFFGQSFHANGTKLYSARIIPFKGSWIEFATDINNVMYAYIDRKKKLPVTTLFRAIGFERDKDILEIFDLAEEIKVSKTGIKKYAGRRLAARVLNTWHEDFVDEDTGEVVSIERNEIILDRDTILDKDNIEEIIEADVKTILLHKEDNNAADYTIIHNTLQKDPTNSEKEAVEHIYRQLRNAEPPDEETARGIIDKLFFSDQRYNLGEVGRYRMNKKLNLDIPMEKQVLTKEDIITIVKYLIELINSKAEIDDIDHLSNRRVRTVGEQLSAQFGVGLARMARTIRERMNVRDNEVFTPIDLINAKTLSSVINSFFGTNQLSQFMDQTNPLAEITHKRRLSALGPGGLSRERAGFEVRDVHYTHYGRLCPIETPEGPNIGLISSLGVYAKVNGMGFIETPYRKVTNGQVDLVSEPIYLSAEEEEGKMIAQANIEMDGNGQITASNVIAREEGDFPVVAPSAVHYTDVAPNQIASISASLIPFLEHDDANRALMGSNMMRQAVPLLRPEAPIVGTGLERQVASDSRVLINAEGNGTVEYVDADMITIKYDRTEEERMVSFDTDEKTYQLIKYRKTNQSTCINLKPIVRKGDRVAKGQVLCEGYATQNGELAIGRNLKVAFMPWKGYNFEDAIVISEKVVRDDIFTSLHIDDYTLEVRDTKLGNEELTNDIPNVSEEATKDLDENGMIRIGAEVKPGDILIGKITPKGESDPTPEEKLLRAIFGDKAGDVKDASLKASPSLHGVVLDKKLFAKAVKDKRKRSKDKEDVDKLETEFEVKYTDLKDKLIEKLFVIIDGKTSQGVMNDLGEEVLPKGKKFTKKMLQGVEDFAHLTKGQWTTDEHTNAMVNDLIHNYKIKLNDLQGWLRREKFTITVGDELPSGILKLAKVYIAKKRKLKVGDKMAGRHGNKGIVAKIVRHEDMPFLEDGTPVDIVLNPLGVPSRMNIGQIYETVLGWAGQKLGKKFATPIFDGATLDQINELTDEAGIPRFGHTYLYDGGTGERFHQRATVGVIYMLKLGHMVDDKMHARSIGPYSLITQQPLGGKAQFGGQRFGEMEVWALEAYGASSTLREILTVKSDDVIGRAKTYESIVKGETMPEPGLPESFNVLMHELKGLGLDIRLEE; this comes from the coding sequence ATGATTGCTAATCAGACTGAAAGATTAAATTTTGCTTCAACAAAAAACATTCCACAATATCCAGATTTTCTAGATATTCAAGTGAAATCGTTTAAAGATTTTTTCCAATTGGAAACTAAATCTGACGAAAGAGGCAACGAAGGGCTGTATAATACCTTCATGGAAAATTTTCCAATTACTGATACGAGAAACCAATTCGTATTAGAATTTTTAGATTACTTTATTGATCCACCTAGATATACTATCGAAGAGTGTATTGACAGAGGTTTAACGTATAGTGTGCCTCTTAAAGCTAGATTAAAATTATATTGTACTGACCCTGAACACGAAGATTTTGAAACTATCGTTCAAGATGTGTATTTAGGAACAATACCATATATGACGCCTAGCGGTACATTCGTTATCAATGGTGCTGAGCGTGTAGTTGTATCACAGTTACACAGATCTCCAGGGGTTTTCTTCGGACAATCTTTCCATGCAAATGGTACTAAATTATATTCTGCTAGAATTATTCCTTTTAAAGGTTCTTGGATTGAATTTGCTACCGATATTAACAATGTAATGTATGCGTATATCGATAGAAAGAAAAAATTACCTGTAACTACTTTATTCAGAGCTATCGGATTCGAAAGAGATAAAGATATCTTAGAAATTTTCGACTTAGCTGAAGAAATTAAAGTTTCAAAAACAGGAATCAAAAAGTATGCTGGAAGAAGACTTGCTGCACGTGTTTTAAATACATGGCATGAGGATTTCGTAGATGAGGATACAGGAGAGGTTGTTTCTATTGAGCGTAACGAAATTATCTTAGATCGTGATACTATTCTTGATAAAGATAATATCGAAGAAATAATTGAAGCAGATGTTAAAACTATTCTTTTACATAAAGAAGATAACAACGCTGCAGATTATACAATTATTCATAATACGCTTCAAAAAGATCCAACAAACTCTGAAAAAGAAGCTGTTGAGCATATTTATAGACAATTACGTAACGCGGAACCGCCTGATGAGGAAACGGCTCGTGGTATTATAGATAAATTGTTCTTCTCAGATCAACGTTACAACTTAGGTGAAGTTGGTCGTTATAGAATGAACAAAAAATTAAACTTAGATATCCCAATGGAAAAGCAAGTCTTAACCAAAGAGGATATCATCACTATCGTTAAGTATTTAATCGAATTGATCAACTCTAAAGCAGAGATTGATGATATCGATCACTTATCTAACCGTCGTGTAAGAACAGTTGGTGAGCAATTATCAGCTCAGTTTGGTGTAGGTTTAGCTCGTATGGCTAGAACTATCCGTGAAAGAATGAACGTTCGTGATAACGAGGTGTTTACACCTATCGATTTGATTAATGCTAAAACATTATCATCGGTAATCAATTCATTCTTCGGAACTAACCAGTTATCTCAGTTCATGGATCAAACGAATCCATTAGCAGAGATTACTCACAAACGTCGTTTATCTGCCCTTGGACCTGGAGGTTTATCTAGAGAAAGAGCTGGTTTCGAGGTTCGTGACGTTCACTATACACACTACGGAAGACTTTGTCCTATTGAAACGCCTGAGGGACCAAACATTGGTTTGATTTCTTCTTTAGGAGTTTATGCTAAAGTTAATGGTATGGGATTCATCGAAACTCCATATCGTAAAGTGACTAACGGACAAGTTGATTTAGTTTCTGAACCTATCTACTTAAGTGCAGAGGAAGAAGAAGGTAAAATGATTGCTCAGGCAAATATTGAAATGGATGGAAACGGTCAAATTACCGCTTCTAATGTTATTGCGCGTGAAGAAGGAGATTTCCCAGTTGTAGCTCCTTCTGCTGTACATTATACAGACGTTGCTCCAAATCAGATTGCTTCGATTTCGGCTTCATTAATTCCTTTCTTAGAGCATGATGATGCGAACCGTGCGTTGATGGGATCTAACATGATGCGTCAGGCCGTTCCATTATTACGTCCTGAAGCTCCAATCGTTGGTACTGGTTTAGAAAGACAAGTTGCTTCTGATTCAAGAGTATTAATCAACGCTGAAGGAAACGGAACTGTTGAGTATGTTGATGCTGATATGATCACTATCAAATACGACAGAACTGAAGAAGAGCGTATGGTAAGCTTTGATACAGATGAGAAAACATATCAGTTAATCAAATATAGAAAAACGAATCAAAGTACTTGTATCAACTTAAAACCAATCGTAAGAAAAGGTGATAGAGTTGCTAAAGGTCAAGTTCTTTGTGAAGGATATGCTACTCAAAACGGAGAATTAGCAATCGGTAGAAACTTAAAAGTGGCGTTCATGCCATGGAAAGGTTACAACTTCGAGGATGCTATCGTAATCTCTGAAAAAGTAGTACGTGATGATATTTTTACATCATTACATATTGATGACTATACATTAGAAGTTCGTGATACTAAATTAGGTAACGAAGAATTAACTAATGATATTCCAAATGTTTCTGAAGAAGCTACTAAAGATTTAGATGAAAACGGAATGATTAGAATTGGTGCAGAGGTTAAACCTGGCGATATTCTAATCGGAAAAATTACACCAAAAGGAGAATCTGATCCAACTCCAGAAGAAAAACTTTTAAGAGCTATCTTCGGTGATAAAGCTGGTGATGTTAAAGATGCATCTTTAAAAGCTTCTCCATCATTACACGGTGTAGTTTTAGACAAAAAATTATTTGCGAAAGCGGTAAAAGATAAGAGAAAACGTTCTAAAGATAAAGAAGACGTTGATAAATTAGAAACTGAATTTGAAGTTAAGTATACTGACTTGAAAGACAAATTAATTGAAAAATTATTTGTTATCATCGACGGTAAAACTTCTCAAGGTGTAATGAACGATTTAGGTGAAGAAGTATTACCAAAAGGTAAAAAATTCACTAAAAAGATGTTACAAGGAGTAGAAGATTTTGCTCACTTAACTAAAGGTCAGTGGACAACTGATGAGCATACAAATGCTATGGTAAATGACTTAATTCACAACTACAAAATCAAATTAAATGATTTACAAGGTTGGTTAAGAAGAGAGAAATTTACTATTACCGTTGGGGATGAATTACCTTCTGGAATTTTAAAACTTGCTAAAGTTTACATCGCTAAGAAACGTAAATTAAAAGTAGGGGATAAAATGGCAGGACGTCACGGTAACAAAGGTATTGTTGCTAAAATCGTTCGTCATGAAGATATGCCATTCTTAGAAGACGGAACACCAGTAGATATCGTATTGAATCCACTTGGGGTACCATCTCGTATGAACATCGGACAGATTTATGAAACTGTATTAGGATGGGCTGGTCAAAAATTAGGAAAGAAATTTGCTACGCCAATTTTTGATGGTGCAACTTTAGATCAGATTAATGAACTAACAGACGAAGCAGGAATTCCAAGATTCGGTCATACGTATTTGTATGATGGAGGAACTGGAGAGCGTTTCCACCAACGTGCTACTGTAGGTGTAATTTACATGTTGAAATTAGGACACATGGTAGATGACAAAATGCACGCACGTTCTATTGGTCCATACTCATTAATTACGCAACAACCATTAGGAGGTAAAGCTCAATTCGGAGGTCAGCGTTTTGGAGAGATGGAGGTTTGGGCTCTTGAAGCATACGGTGCATCAAGTACGCTTAGAGAAATCTTAACTGTTAAATCAGATGACGTTATTGGTAGAGCTAAAACTTACGAGTCTATCGTTAAAGGAGAAACTATGCCAGAACCAGGATTACCTGAGTCATTCAATGTATTAATGCATGAATTAAAAGGTCTTGGATTAGACATCAGATTAGAAGAATAA
- the rplL gene encoding 50S ribosomal protein L7/L12 — protein sequence MADLKQFAEQLVNLTVKEVNELATILKDEYGIEPAAAAVVVAAGGGDAGAGAAEQTEFTVVLKDAGASKLGVVKAVKELTGLGLKEAKDLVDAAPTNVKEGVSKDEAEGLKKALEEAGAVVELK from the coding sequence ATGGCAGATTTGAAACAATTCGCAGAACAATTAGTTAACTTAACAGTTAAAGAAGTTAACGAATTAGCAACAATATTAAAAGATGAGTATGGTATCGAGCCTGCTGCTGCAGCTGTAGTAGTTGCTGCTGGTGGTGGAGATGCTGGTGCAGGTGCTGCTGAGCAAACTGAATTCACAGTAGTATTAAAAGATGCTGGTGCTTCTAAATTAGGAGTTGTTAAAGCGGTTAAAGAATTAACTGGTTTAGGTCTTAAAGAAGCTAAAGATTTAGTTGATGCTGCTCCAACAAATGTTAAAGAAGGAGTTTCTAAAGATGAGGCTGAAGGTCTTAAGAAAGCTTTAGAAGAGGCAGGAGCTGTAGTTGAGTTAAAATAA